A portion of the Apteryx mantelli isolate bAptMan1 unplaced genomic scaffold, bAptMan1.hap1 HAP1_SCAFFOLD_40, whole genome shotgun sequence genome contains these proteins:
- the LOC136996470 gene encoding olfactory receptor 4E1-like, producing MDPENHTTGSEFFLLGLTTNHAVELALFTFFVVIYMLIILSNILIIFTIAHDQRLHSPMYFFLSNLSVIDICPSSVVMPKMLADFLVDKKSISSEGCEAQMFFLHLFACTEIFLLTIMAYDRCIAICNPMHYGTIMSRKMCLQLATVMWMGGLMHSVSLTALTLNLPYCGPSAIDNFFCDAPLIIKLACTNTHVLEMFLVATSGLVSVVCFLVLVTSYVVILVSLRNHLSEGQHKALSTCAAHLTVVTLFLGHCIFIYLRPAKSLAADKVVSVFFTAITPLMNPIIYTFRNEDLKNALRKLRRRQIDSQDK from the coding sequence AATCACACTACAGGGAGTGAGTTCTTCCTCTTGGGCCTCACCACCAACCATGCTGTAGAGctggccctcttcaccttcttcgTGGTCATCTACATGCTGATTATTTTGAGCAACATTCTCATCATCTTCACGATTGCACATGACCAGCGTCTGCAcagtcccatgtacttcttcctcagcaacctCTCTGTCATTGACATCTGCCCCTCCTCAGTGGTgatgcccaagatgctggctgacttcctggtggacaagaagagcATCTCTTCTGAGGGGTGTGAGGCACAGatgttcttcctccacctctttgcctgcacagagatctttctcctcaccatcatggcctatgatcgctgcatagccatctgcaaccccatgcatTATGGCACCATCATGAGCCGGAAGATGTGCCTCCAGCTGGCCACGGTCATGTGGATGGGAGGGCTGATGCATTCtgtgtccctcactgccctgacCCTCAATCTCCCATACTGTGGTCCCAGtgccattgacaacttcttttgtGATGCCCCTTTGATCATTAAGTTGGCCTGCACAAACACCCATGTCTTAGAAATGTTCCTTGTCGCTACCTCAGGCCTCGTCTCTGTggtctgcttcctggtgctggTGACTTCCTATGTGGTCATTTTGGTCTCACTAAGGAACCATCTCTCGGAAGGGCAACACAAGGCATTATCTACCTGTGCTGCTCACCTGACAGTGGTGacacttttcctgggacactgcattttcatctatCTCAGGCCAGCCAAGAGTTTAGCTGCAGACAAAGTCGTGTCAGTTTTCTTCACGGCCATTACCCCTCTGATGAACCCCATTATCTATACCTTTAGGAATGAGGAcctgaaaaatgctttgagaaagctACGCAGGCGGCAGATTGATTCCCAAGACAAGTGA